One genomic region from Quercus robur chromosome 4, dhQueRobu3.1, whole genome shotgun sequence encodes:
- the LOC126723602 gene encoding phosphatidylinositol 4-phosphate 5-kinase 6-like, which produces MSKENIGIVKAWEATVRKSQAIAKKRTPMSVAHADDDDEPDAAGPCHAYHAERVLSNGDFYTGQWIDNFPHGHGKYLWPDGCMYVGEWYRGKTMGKGKFSWPSGATYEGEFKTGYMDGRGTYTGSSGDTYRGYWVMNLKHGHGTKSFSNGDYYEGEWRRGLQDGQGRYQWKNGNHYIGQWRNGVMNGNGTMIWSNGNRYDGCWEDGWPKGNGTFRWPDGSFYVGVWSKDTTDQNGSYYPSINSNGNLDWDPQEVFAVDLNDCQISPGEKVSIFPSQKMVNWPGLEGELFQKRKGYDASVRPRRESMDGMLNDYFWGNGEAGSVNGVEGLGNLQHEESVKKGNVSQLLRLKPVKRPGVTISKGHKNYELMLNLQLGIRHSVGRPAPKTTLDLRASAFDPKEKVWTKFPPEGSKHTPPHQSCDFKWKDYCPVVFRTLRKLFKVDPADYMLSLCGNDALRELSSPGKSGSFFYLTNDDRYMIKTVKKAEVKVLLRMLPAYYNHFRAFENTLVTKFYGLHCVKLTGAAQKKVRFVIMGNLFCSEYAIHRRFDLKGSSHGRTTDKPDAEIDPTTTLKDLDLNYIFRLQKVWFQEFCRQVDRDCDFLEQERIMDYSLLVGLHFRETSSRECLTPRSRTSGNGDFDNEGTPQLSRIDMDQLLLDPTRWASIKLGINMPARVEQTVRRSDYETQLVGEPTGQLYDVILFFGIIDILQDYDISKKLEHAYKSFQYDPTSISAVDPKQYSRRFRDFIFRVFLEDT; this is translated from the exons ATGAGCAAAGAAAACATTGGCATTGTGAAGGCCTGGGAAGCAACAGTGCGGAAATCACAAGCTATTGCAAAGAAAAGAACACCCATGTCTGTAGCAcatgctgatgatgatgatgagccTGATGCAGCAGGTCCATGCCATGCCTACCATGCTGAGAGGGTACTCTCCAATGGGGACTTCTATACAGGCCAATGGATTGACAATTTCCCACATGGACATGGTAAGTACCTCTGGCCAGATGGGTGCATGTATGTTGGTGAATGGTACAGAGGCAAGACCATGGGGAAAGGTAAGTTTAGTTGGCCTTCTGGTGCCACCTATGAGGGTGAGTTCAAGACTGGTTATATGGATGGTAGAGGGACTTATACTGGTTCATCTGGGGACACATATAGAGGTTATTGGGTGATGAACTTGAAGCATGGACATGGGACTAAAAGCTTTTCCAATGGAGATTACTATGAGGGTGAATGGAGGCGTGGATTGCAAGATGGACAAGGGAGGTACCAATGGAAGAATGGGAACCATTATATTGGGCAGTGGAGAAATGGGGTTATGAATGGGAATGGTACAATGATTTGGAGCAATGGGAACAGGTATGATGGGTGTTGGGAAGATGGTTGGCCTAAAGGGAATGGGACTTTTAGGTGGCCAGATGGGAGTTTTTATGTGGGGGTTTGGAGTAAGGATACTACTGACCAAAATGGTAGTTATTATCCATCAATTAATTCTAATGGGAATTTGGATTGGGACCCCCAAGAGGTTTTTGCAGTGGATTTGAATGATTGCCAGATTAGTCCTGGGGAGAAAGTGTCCATTTTTCCTTCTCAGAAGATGGTGAATTGGCCTGGTCTTGAAGGGGAGCTCTTCCAGAAGAGGAAAGGTTATGATGCGAGTGTCAGGCCTAGGAGGGAGTCCATGGATGGAATgttaaatgattatttttggGGGAACGGTGAGGCTGGCAGTGTCAATGGAGTTGAGGGATTGGGGAATCTTCAGCATGAGGAGTCTGTTAAGAAAGGGAATGTATCACAACTGTTAAGACTAAAGCCGGTGAAAAGACCGGGGGTGACAATATCTAAAGGGCATAAGAACTATGAGCTCATGCTCAATTTGCAGTTAGGAATCAG ACATTCTGTTGGAAGGCCTGCTCCAAAGACAACCCTTGATTTGAGGGCTTCAGCCTTTGATCCCAAGGAAAAAGTATGGACAAAATTTCCACCAGAAGGATCCAAGCACACTCCCCCTCATCAGTCGTGTGACTTCAAATGGAAGGACTACTGCCCAGTTGTTTTCAG GACTCTTAGGAAGTTGTTCAAGGTAGATCCAGCAGATTACATGTTATCACTTTGTGGGAATGATGCCCTACGGGAGCTCTCATCCCCTGGAAAAAGTGGAAGCTTTTTCTACTTGACCAATGATGACCGGTACATGATAAAAACCGTGAAGAAAGCGGAAGTAAAA GTGCTCTTACGGATGCTCCCAGCTTACTACAATCATTTCCGGGCCTTTGAGAATACTCTAGTCACAAAGTTTTATGGTCTTCATTGTGTCAAACTGACAGGAGCTGCCCAGAAGAAG GTTCGATTTGTCATAATGGGAAACCTGTTCTGCTCTGAGTATGCAATTCACAGGCGGTTTGATTTGAAAGGTTCTTCCCATGGTCGTACAACTGATAAACCTGATGCAGAGATTGATCCAACTACCACCCTTAAGGACCTTGATCTCAATTATATATTCAGGTTGCAGAAAGTTTGGTTTCAAGAGTTCTGCAG GCAAGTGGACAGGGATTGCGACTTTCTTGAACAGGAGAGGATTATGGACTACAGTCTATTGGTTGGTCTTCACTTCCGAGAAACTTCATCTAGGGAGTGCCTCACACCTAGAAGCCGTACCTCTG GAAACGGAGACTTTGACAATGAAGGAACGCCTCAACTTTCTAGAATAGATATGGATCAGCTTCTTTTGGATCCTACCCG GTGGGCATCCATTAAATTAGGTATAAACATGCCAGCACGGGTTGAGCAGACAGTCAGAAGAAGTGACTATGAGACTCAGCTGGTTGGAGAACCAACAGGACAATTATATGATGTTATCCTTTTCTTTGGTATAATTGACATACTACAAGACTATGATATTAGCAAAAAGCTTGAGCATGCATACAAATCATTCCAATATGACCCAACTTCAATCTCTGCTGTTGATCCTAAGCAATACTCAAGACGCTTTCGTGATTTCATCTTCAGAGTTTTTCTAGAAGACACTTGA